In a genomic window of Dyadobacter fermentans DSM 18053:
- a CDS encoding TetR family transcriptional regulator gives MAKELNISRATIYRYYSNVDMLCAEATLSLRVKQQEDFLEDVKDMTLKDSLVYVQKYFNMLAYVHETGFRKYLSVVLDESVKKGSAAPLRGARRPAALDAVMRRHADRIGPENYIWLKQIVTKLSGVEPMIALKPPAE, from the coding sequence GTGGCGAAGGAACTGAATATCTCAAGGGCGACCATTTACAGGTATTATTCCAATGTGGATATGCTCTGTGCGGAGGCCACGCTATCGCTGCGGGTAAAACAGCAGGAGGATTTTCTGGAAGACGTCAAGGATATGACTTTGAAAGATTCGCTGGTGTATGTTCAGAAATACTTCAACATGCTTGCCTATGTACATGAAACGGGATTCCGGAAGTACCTGAGCGTGGTACTGGACGAATCGGTCAAAAAAGGGTCGGCCGCACCGCTGCGCGGGGCCCGGAGGCCGGCCGCATTGGACGCGGTCATGCGCCGTCACGCCGACCGCATCGGCCCGGAAAACTACATCTGGCTGAAACAAATCGTGACCAAGCTTTCCGGCGTGGAACCCATGATCGCTCTTAAACCGCCGGCCGAATGA
- a CDS encoding T9SS type A sorting domain-containing protein: protein MKIRHTIALLLCIGALATGGNNARAQSVTAGAVSFTPESFEGYPESGTFKASFTKTSGTIPGGTAQIVFTMVPEVPWNGDEITIPPGWVRAVSSTATNIRFVLVDDWTDASGQTQQWSIPVTTALGRDETWPAATSQIQQLDGDWTVATPLARVAVTVGDVAMPVTLTTFTAAKEGSTTLLKWTTTEETNSERFDIEHSLNGKNWIVIGSVKSKGESTVLQRYSFVHPEPVNGENLYRLKMIDNDGSFAYSKIQQVTFNGLPEQNIVFPNPASGRIELGVKDLAQVKSVRIYDLAGRAMYSATGKAISKIIDIRSLSSGAYVVELVYKTGKAKTVKVAIVQ, encoded by the coding sequence ATGAAAATCAGACATACAATTGCTTTATTGCTCTGCATAGGCGCATTGGCAACCGGCGGGAACAATGCCCGCGCCCAGTCGGTAACCGCGGGAGCCGTCTCGTTTACGCCGGAATCGTTTGAAGGCTATCCGGAGTCGGGCACCTTCAAGGCCAGTTTCACAAAAACCAGCGGCACCATTCCCGGCGGAACGGCACAGATCGTGTTCACTATGGTGCCGGAAGTGCCCTGGAACGGGGACGAGATCACCATCCCGCCCGGCTGGGTACGGGCAGTCTCCTCCACCGCCACCAATATCCGGTTTGTTCTGGTCGACGACTGGACCGATGCATCAGGCCAAACCCAGCAATGGAGCATACCAGTGACCACCGCATTGGGACGGGATGAAACGTGGCCGGCGGCGACGAGCCAGATCCAGCAGCTCGACGGCGACTGGACGGTAGCCACGCCGCTTGCGAGGGTGGCCGTGACGGTCGGGGACGTGGCCATGCCGGTGACGCTCACCACATTTACGGCCGCAAAAGAAGGGAGTACCACCCTGCTGAAATGGACCACTACCGAGGAAACCAACAGCGAGCGGTTCGATATCGAGCACAGCCTCAACGGCAAGAACTGGATTGTGATAGGCAGTGTCAAATCGAAGGGCGAAAGCACGGTGCTGCAACGGTACTCCTTCGTCCATCCCGAACCGGTCAATGGCGAAAACCTGTACCGGTTGAAAATGATCGATAACGACGGAAGCTTCGCTTACAGCAAAATCCAGCAGGTTACGTTCAACGGCCTTCCCGAACAGAACATCGTTTTCCCGAACCCGGCTTCCGGGCGGATCGAGCTGGGCGTTAAAGACCTGGCCCAGGTGAAAAGCGTGCGGATTTACGACCTGGCGGGCAGGGCGATGTACTCCGCCACAGGCAAGGCTATTTCCAAAATCATCGACATCCGAAGCCTCAGCAGCGGCGCTTACGTAGTCGAACTCGTGTACAAAACCGGCAAAGCGAAGACGGTTAAGGTAGCGATCGTGCAATGA
- a CDS encoding N,N-dimethylformamidase beta subunit family domain-containing protein gives MLRKLHYSIRFFIALIFLLGVAGIPVVAQNAIVTENTLPGSPPSEWDVDGSGDLSIQGFATDISYNRGETAVFKIKTDATGYTVKIYRLGYYQGNGASFKGDATITASSLPQTQPTCLTNPTGLVDCGNWEESARWDIPTSAVSGIYIAKLQRTDTPEGEDPRASHITFVVRDDASTADLFFQTSDATWQAYNVYGDNDNGRSLYTGVNGIGKASKVSYNRPFLTRTGGGGGGAYEDFLFNSEYPMIRFLEKNGYDMSYTTNIDTDRRGELILNHKVFMSVGHDEYWSQAMRNNVAAARNAGKHLAFFSGNEVYWRTRWENSISTGEADRRTLVCYKEGAEGENQCNGKCDTSSPEWTGLWRSGCEYTGSGGCNPENELSGQISWDGTTGTIQVPSNYKNLRFWRNTSVAQLSDGSSETLTANTLGYEWNPEQENYRSSYPAGRILLSRSVVAGKIHHLSLYKHSSGALVFGAGTVQWTWGLDDQHDRGNEPVSRTMQQATINLFADMGVQPATLQTDLTAASESDDDTAPTVAITAPAEAGNVPVGSVATITGTAADGKVIAGVEVSTDNGVSWRLATGTNAWTFTWVPSQQGAATIRARSFDDSGNISEVAITNVNVSEPEPLPCPCTVFLPTDVPDGNVHNDGGRAIQLGMKFRSAVAGFVTGVRFYKHPSNTGTHIGQLYSNAGVLLAEATFVNETESGWQQVQFGAPVAISSNTTYVISYHSSQGYYSAMDSYFQVPKQTGALKGLANEEDGKNGIYIYSATPAFPNSNYESSNYYVDIVFETESGPDTAPPTVTMTSPGANATGIHINNNITVRFSEGIDAATVSGASVVLSSGGQEVPANITYDAGSLTVTIDPASALGYATVYTLLVKGGGADPRIKDVAGNALAEDFSFSFTTQNAPGPSPNDGPGGPILVLSAGANPFSRFPVEILRAEGLNAFAAKDISEISGNPALLDAYDVIVLGEIGLSGDNINALTAWVNAGGTLIGLRPAAGLASLFGISPAGGSLSDRYLKVNTATGPGVGIVDESIQFHGTADLYTLAGATSIATLYSDATNATINPAITLNNVGPNGGKAIAFTYDLARSIVYTRQGNPAWAGQERDNQSGPIRSDDLFFPDWIDLNKVAIPQADEQQRLLANLILLGNLHKKPLPRLWYLPRGLKAAVIMTGDDHGSGGTIGRFDDYISRSAANDQQAVDNWTAIRGTSYIYPNTPITNAQASAFQAQGFEIGVHLNTNCSNFDETSLRGFFNTQLAQMTNNFPGLSPTITLRTHCIAWSDWATMAKVELENGIRLDANYYYWPGSWVADRPGMFTGSGIPMRFADLDGSLIDVYQAATQMTDESDMSYTKHITTLLDNALGSRGYYGVFTANMHTDASGSTGSDVIITEAQARQVPVISARQMLTWLDGRNNSSFGALSWTGNTLNFTISAAAGSGSMQAMVPTEAQNGHLVGITVDGNTVSYSTQVIKGISYAFFPANNGSYVATYEVTETNQAPQISNVTVTQPVAGSATITWTTDEPADSRVDYGTSGDALTQNSATTTPTTSHSVTLTGLLPGTTYHFRVTSADELAASSTSPASSDAPLSFTTAPNADPACFEDLTAAHFSEGTTGTGTLVTAGGVTLKPIIVEDFTNLPPTEQWQSFPWDGGGSSTISDGQLVVNGARFNTEPVGNTLSPGTSIEFVATFGASTFQHIGLGAGNNTDMYNSAGTWIMFSTGASGAMQARVNLNNSPEDVNLGGGLIGTPHLYRIEWNATNILFYVDGTLVHTSSKVISTPMRFGISDYHMGAPGVSIDWVRITPYVPSGSFTSRVYDAGGIKTWQTANWTTTLPEGTSVQLLQRQGNVAEPDDSWSAFTSIPGSGSTVGGSSRYIQYRADLSTSNTAVTPVLQSVAIHCADPVVTCNAGTEQVALSANAITNTCPVTTVNLSSLVTGTLPEGVLAVFYTTADHQEGTQVADPLAAPASGTYYAFYFDTHNSCFNTANSTAIVTATATDCTIPTDLRPYLVMDHVEFTADAVTNPLSLRVRNTKVGSNATARIYVQIYKPVPGATIALTGQAAVDWVQESENANYYEFYTDVDIPYAPTGGYVITATLTIPAAATNGAYDFKASIKDNSGGEDPASYTNNNVVIGVSKQ, from the coding sequence ATGTTACGAAAACTACATTACTCAATTCGTTTCTTTATTGCGCTCATCTTTTTACTGGGCGTGGCCGGCATTCCGGTCGTCGCCCAGAACGCGATCGTGACCGAAAACACCCTGCCCGGCAGTCCTCCCTCGGAATGGGACGTGGATGGGTCCGGCGACCTGAGCATCCAGGGCTTCGCCACCGACATCAGCTACAACAGGGGCGAAACCGCCGTATTCAAAATTAAAACAGACGCGACGGGGTATACGGTCAAAATTTACCGGCTCGGCTACTACCAGGGCAACGGCGCTTCCTTTAAAGGCGACGCCACCATTACAGCCAGCAGCTTGCCGCAGACGCAGCCTACCTGCCTGACTAACCCCACGGGCCTGGTCGATTGCGGCAACTGGGAGGAATCCGCCCGCTGGGACATCCCCACCAGCGCCGTTTCGGGCATTTACATCGCCAAGCTGCAGCGTACCGACACCCCCGAGGGCGAAGATCCGCGCGCAAGTCACATTACATTCGTCGTCCGCGACGATGCCAGCACCGCCGACCTGTTTTTCCAAACCTCGGATGCAACGTGGCAGGCCTATAATGTGTATGGGGACAACGATAACGGCAGAAGCCTCTACACCGGCGTAAACGGCATTGGTAAGGCCTCGAAAGTGAGCTATAACCGGCCGTTTCTTACCCGCACCGGCGGAGGCGGCGGGGGCGCTTATGAAGATTTTCTGTTCAATTCGGAGTATCCGATGATCCGGTTTCTCGAAAAGAACGGGTACGATATGAGCTACACCACCAATATCGATACCGACCGCCGCGGCGAGTTGATCCTGAATCATAAGGTTTTCATGTCTGTCGGCCATGATGAATACTGGTCGCAGGCCATGCGGAATAACGTTGCCGCGGCCCGGAATGCCGGTAAGCACCTGGCGTTTTTCAGCGGCAATGAAGTGTACTGGCGCACGCGTTGGGAAAACAGCATTAGCACTGGTGAGGCCGACCGCCGCACGCTGGTGTGCTATAAGGAAGGCGCCGAAGGCGAGAACCAATGCAACGGCAAGTGCGATACCAGCTCTCCGGAATGGACGGGATTGTGGCGCAGCGGCTGCGAGTATACCGGCTCGGGCGGTTGCAACCCCGAAAACGAGCTGAGCGGACAAATCAGCTGGGACGGCACCACGGGCACCATACAGGTACCGAGCAACTACAAAAACCTGCGCTTCTGGCGCAATACCAGCGTAGCGCAATTGAGCGACGGCAGCTCCGAAACGTTGACAGCCAACACGCTTGGCTACGAATGGAACCCCGAACAGGAGAATTACCGCAGCAGCTATCCGGCCGGCCGCATCCTTCTTTCCCGCTCTGTGGTAGCTGGTAAAATACACCATTTGAGCCTATACAAGCATTCCAGCGGCGCGCTCGTATTCGGCGCGGGAACCGTACAATGGACGTGGGGCCTCGACGACCAGCACGACCGTGGCAACGAGCCCGTGAGCCGGACGATGCAGCAGGCGACGATCAACCTCTTTGCCGACATGGGCGTACAGCCTGCCACACTCCAGACCGACCTTACCGCCGCATCCGAGTCCGACGACGACACGGCCCCGACGGTGGCCATCACCGCTCCCGCTGAGGCCGGCAATGTGCCCGTAGGCTCCGTAGCGACCATTACCGGCACCGCTGCCGATGGAAAGGTAATTGCAGGTGTGGAGGTGTCCACCGACAACGGGGTATCCTGGCGCCTTGCTACCGGCACCAACGCCTGGACATTCACCTGGGTACCATCCCAGCAGGGCGCAGCGACGATACGAGCCCGCTCGTTCGACGATTCGGGGAACATCAGCGAGGTGGCGATCACAAACGTGAATGTCTCCGAACCCGAACCACTTCCCTGCCCCTGCACCGTGTTCCTGCCGACGGATGTGCCCGACGGCAATGTCCACAACGACGGCGGGCGGGCGATCCAGCTGGGGATGAAGTTCCGCTCGGCGGTGGCCGGCTTTGTTACCGGGGTACGTTTTTACAAACATCCGAGCAATACCGGCACGCATATCGGGCAGCTTTACAGCAATGCGGGTGTGCTGCTTGCCGAAGCTACTTTTGTTAATGAAACAGAATCGGGATGGCAGCAGGTGCAATTCGGTGCGCCGGTGGCCATTTCTTCCAATACCACCTATGTGATTTCCTACCACAGCAGCCAGGGTTACTACTCGGCCATGGACTCGTATTTCCAGGTCCCTAAACAAACCGGCGCGCTGAAAGGCCTTGCCAATGAAGAGGATGGTAAAAACGGCATTTACATATATTCGGCAACACCCGCTTTTCCTAACAGCAACTACGAGTCAAGCAACTACTATGTGGATATAGTTTTTGAGACTGAAAGCGGTCCGGACACTGCGCCGCCAACGGTAACTATGACCTCACCGGGGGCGAATGCTACGGGCATCCACATCAATAACAACATTACCGTGCGGTTCAGCGAGGGTATCGATGCCGCCACGGTGTCGGGCGCGAGCGTCGTGCTGAGCAGCGGCGGGCAGGAGGTCCCGGCCAATATCACTTACGATGCAGGCAGCCTGACCGTCACCATCGACCCCGCTTCGGCCCTGGGCTATGCAACCGTGTACACCCTGCTCGTGAAAGGCGGCGGTGCCGATCCCCGCATTAAAGATGTGGCTGGCAATGCATTGGCGGAAGATTTCAGCTTCTCGTTCACTACGCAGAATGCGCCCGGACCATCGCCGAACGATGGCCCCGGCGGACCGATCCTCGTGCTCAGCGCAGGCGCGAACCCGTTCAGCAGGTTCCCGGTTGAAATACTGCGGGCAGAGGGTTTAAATGCATTTGCCGCCAAAGACATTTCTGAAATCAGCGGTAACCCGGCGTTGCTGGATGCCTACGATGTGATTGTTTTGGGAGAAATCGGATTATCGGGTGATAATATCAACGCCCTCACCGCCTGGGTGAATGCCGGCGGGACACTCATTGGCCTCAGACCGGCAGCTGGCCTGGCGTCGCTATTCGGTATATCGCCGGCGGGAGGCTCGCTGAGCGACCGGTACCTGAAAGTAAATACTGCCACCGGGCCCGGCGTGGGCATCGTGGACGAAAGCATCCAGTTCCACGGCACCGCCGACCTCTACACGCTGGCTGGCGCAACGAGCATTGCCACCCTGTATTCCGATGCTACCAATGCCACGATCAACCCGGCTATTACCCTCAATAATGTCGGCCCGAATGGAGGTAAAGCCATCGCATTTACCTACGACCTGGCACGGTCCATTGTGTACACCCGCCAGGGCAATCCCGCCTGGGCAGGCCAGGAACGCGACAATCAGAGCGGCCCGATCCGTTCCGACGATCTGTTTTTCCCCGACTGGATCGATCTAAATAAGGTAGCCATTCCGCAGGCCGACGAGCAGCAGCGCCTGCTGGCCAACCTGATCCTGCTGGGTAATTTGCACAAAAAGCCTTTGCCACGCCTCTGGTACCTGCCGCGCGGACTGAAAGCGGCTGTGATTATGACCGGCGACGACCACGGTAGCGGCGGTACAATAGGGAGATTTGACGATTATATCAGCAGAAGTGCGGCTAACGATCAGCAGGCAGTCGATAACTGGACGGCGATCCGGGGCACTTCCTACATTTACCCCAATACGCCTATCACCAACGCCCAGGCATCCGCATTCCAGGCGCAGGGCTTTGAAATAGGTGTGCATTTGAATACCAACTGTTCCAACTTCGACGAAACATCGCTGCGCGGATTCTTCAATACCCAGCTCGCGCAAATGACGAACAACTTCCCTGGCTTGTCGCCCACGATAACGCTGCGGACGCATTGCATTGCGTGGAGCGACTGGGCTACGATGGCGAAAGTGGAGCTGGAAAACGGCATACGCCTCGATGCGAACTACTATTACTGGCCCGGCAGCTGGGTTGCCGACCGGCCCGGCATGTTCACCGGCTCGGGAATCCCGATGCGGTTTGCAGACCTCGACGGCTCGCTGATCGACGTGTACCAGGCGGCCACGCAAATGACCGACGAATCGGATATGTCCTACACGAAGCACATCACCACGTTGCTAGACAATGCATTGGGATCCAGAGGCTACTACGGCGTATTTACCGCCAACATGCATACCGATGCCAGCGGATCGACCGGTTCGGACGTGATCATTACGGAGGCGCAGGCGCGGCAGGTGCCCGTCATTTCCGCCAGACAAATGCTCACCTGGCTCGACGGCCGGAACAATTCTTCATTCGGTGCTTTGAGCTGGACAGGCAACACGCTGAACTTCACGATCTCCGCGGCAGCAGGCTCGGGCAGCATGCAGGCGATGGTACCTACCGAAGCCCAAAACGGGCATTTAGTAGGCATCACCGTCGACGGAAATACAGTGAGTTATTCCACACAGGTGATCAAGGGCATTTCCTATGCATTTTTCCCCGCCAATAACGGCAGCTATGTTGCCACCTATGAGGTAACAGAAACCAACCAAGCCCCGCAGATCTCGAACGTGACGGTGACACAGCCGGTAGCAGGCTCCGCCACCATTACCTGGACTACCGACGAGCCCGCCGATTCGCGCGTGGATTACGGCACAAGTGGCGACGCATTGACCCAAAACTCGGCCACTACCACGCCTACCACCAGCCACTCCGTCACGCTCACAGGCCTGCTGCCCGGTACCACCTACCATTTCCGGGTGACCTCCGCCGATGAACTGGCGGCTTCGAGCACGTCGCCGGCTTCTTCCGATGCGCCGCTGAGCTTTACCACCGCGCCCAACGCCGATCCGGCCTGCTTCGAGGACCTTACCGCCGCTCATTTCAGCGAAGGAACAACGGGCACCGGCACGCTGGTTACGGCTGGCGGCGTCACGCTGAAACCGATTATCGTGGAAGATTTCACAAACCTTCCGCCGACAGAACAATGGCAAAGCTTCCCGTGGGACGGCGGCGGCTCGTCCACCATTTCGGACGGCCAGCTGGTGGTGAATGGTGCGCGGTTCAACACCGAGCCGGTGGGCAACACATTATCACCCGGCACTTCGATTGAATTCGTAGCTACGTTCGGGGCTTCTACTTTCCAGCATATCGGGCTTGGCGCGGGTAACAATACGGATATGTATAACTCGGCAGGCACCTGGATCATGTTCAGCACAGGCGCTAGCGGTGCCATGCAGGCGCGGGTGAACCTGAACAACTCGCCCGAAGATGTAAACCTGGGCGGGGGCCTGATCGGCACGCCTCACCTCTACCGGATCGAATGGAACGCAACGAATATCCTTTTTTACGTGGACGGCACGCTCGTTCATACCAGCTCGAAGGTTATTTCCACGCCAATGCGCTTCGGTATCAGCGATTATCACATGGGCGCACCGGGCGTGAGCATTGATTGGGTACGCATTACCCCGTATGTTCCTTCGGGCAGCTTCACATCCCGCGTGTACGATGCCGGCGGAATCAAAACGTGGCAGACAGCTAACTGGACCACCACCCTACCCGAGGGCACCAGCGTGCAGCTTTTGCAGCGGCAGGGCAATGTGGCCGAACCGGACGATTCCTGGTCGGCATTCACGTCCATCCCGGGCAGCGGATCGACCGTGGGCGGCTCCTCGCGCTACATTCAGTACCGTGCAGACCTTTCGACTTCGAATACGGCCGTTACGCCGGTGCTGCAAAGCGTAGCCATCCACTGTGCCGATCCTGTGGTGACCTGTAATGCAGGCACCGAGCAGGTGGCGCTTTCGGCGAATGCGATCACCAATACGTGCCCGGTTACGACGGTCAATCTCAGCAGCCTTGTTACCGGGACATTGCCGGAGGGCGTGCTGGCGGTGTTTTACACAACAGCCGACCACCAGGAAGGTACCCAAGTAGCCGATCCGCTGGCCGCACCGGCTTCCGGCACTTATTATGCATTCTATTTTGATACCCACAATTCCTGCTTCAACACGGCTAATTCTACGGCCATCGTGACGGCAACGGCTACCGACTGCACCATTCCGACCGACCTGCGGCCTTACCTGGTGATGGATCATGTAGAATTCACCGCAGATGCTGTCACCAATCCGCTTTCGCTGCGGGTGAGGAACACGAAGGTCGGCAGCAATGCGACGGCGCGCATTTATGTACAAATCTACAAGCCGGTCCCTGGTGCTACCATCGCGCTAACGGGCCAGGCGGCTGTGGACTGGGTTCAGGAGAGTGAAAATGCGAATTATTACGAATTCTACACCGACGTGGACATTCCCTACGCCCCAACAGGCGGGTATGTGATCACGGCGACGCTCACTATTCCGGCGGCGGCGACTAATGGTGCCTACGATTTCAAGGCATCCATCAAGGACAATTCCGGAGGCGAAGATCCTGCCAGTTACACGAATAACAACGTGGTTATAGGCGTGTCGAAACAATAG
- a CDS encoding BspA family leucine-rich repeat surface protein, with protein sequence MKKIYFLFSLLVMAVLNASAQFITVWKTDNPGVFNNSSITIPATGNQYSIAWEEVGNPANNGTATGSGTQVLSFPSPGTYQVSISPGSGTFSRIAFANSGDRNKLLEIKQWGDIRWTSMENAFQGCTNLTISATDAPDLQDVASLAGMFESCAALATVPEIDQWDVSGITNMARLFYFASTFNAPLGSWNMGSVTNMHQMFHSASAFNQPIGSWDVSKVTNMNSMFYQARAFDESIENWNVSNVTNMGAMFTLAPAFNKPLEKWNVGQVTDMSNMFYGATLFNQSLDRWDVSKVRNMTAMFVNATAFNQPLGRWNLNAVTTMVQMLLGSGMQCASMTLTLQGWAGNAATPDNITFGANGRNYGSQAAAALATLRDTKGWTIAIGSEVTCALPPRPYVAVWKTDNPGRTADNQIMIAATGTGYSVAWEEVGNAANFGTTTGSDLFTLTLPHAGTYQLSITPGNGTFTAIRMSARDPQKLLEVKQWGDIRWSDMEQAYYRCVNMTITAGDLPDLRDVRSMRAMFSDCRFTTVAGLDKWDVGNVTDMSALFMNSPAFNQSIADWDTKNVTDMNNMFSGATSFNQPIGRWNVSKVRNMTRLFLSAHAFNQPIGDWDVSQVGAMEAMFRNAFAFDQPIGDWNVSSVTDMSYMLLGARSFNQPLENWDVRQVRNFSHMMFSADAFSQELGKWNLSSAINLTGMLSHSGMDCEHVSRTLMAWAANTETPDGLTLDAQDVAYASAARTSIDYLRDTKGWTITLGAEVPCAALDVSLVSFNVSKAGGQVKVNWITASETDNDYFEIERSADARTWTSIARIDGAGTTTTTRIYSHTDVAPLSPKAYYRLKTVDLAGKTEYSAIRAAVFAEREERFIYPNPATTSATFSGKPGSVVQIYNATGRKVLQITLISEKTTIPLSGLPGGVYLIRSDEGWQGKFVKK encoded by the coding sequence ATGAAAAAAATTTATTTCCTTTTCAGCCTGCTTGTCATGGCAGTGTTGAATGCCAGCGCGCAATTTATTACCGTTTGGAAAACAGATAATCCAGGCGTTTTCAACAACTCTTCCATTACGATTCCCGCTACCGGCAACCAATATAGCATCGCCTGGGAGGAAGTGGGCAACCCGGCCAACAACGGCACGGCCACCGGATCAGGCACGCAAGTACTCTCATTTCCGTCACCGGGTACATACCAGGTGAGCATTTCGCCGGGAAGCGGCACATTCAGCAGGATCGCCTTTGCCAATAGCGGCGACAGAAACAAGCTGCTGGAAATTAAGCAATGGGGCGATATCCGCTGGACGAGTATGGAAAATGCTTTCCAGGGATGCACCAACCTTACCATATCGGCCACCGATGCGCCCGATTTGCAAGATGTGGCGAGCCTGGCAGGGATGTTCGAAAGCTGCGCGGCGCTCGCCACCGTACCGGAGATCGACCAGTGGGATGTAAGCGGCATTACGAACATGGCCCGCCTGTTTTACTTCGCCTCCACCTTCAACGCGCCGCTCGGTAGCTGGAATATGGGGAGTGTGACGAACATGCATCAGATGTTTCACAGCGCCAGTGCATTCAACCAGCCCATTGGTAGCTGGGATGTGTCGAAGGTCACCAACATGAATTCGATGTTTTACCAGGCCCGGGCATTCGATGAAAGCATTGAAAACTGGAATGTTTCGAACGTGACGAATATGGGTGCCATGTTTACGCTGGCCCCCGCTTTTAACAAGCCGCTGGAAAAATGGAACGTGGGCCAGGTGACCGATATGTCCAATATGTTTTACGGCGCCACTTTGTTCAATCAGTCGCTGGACCGGTGGGATGTATCGAAGGTGCGGAATATGACCGCCATGTTCGTGAACGCAACTGCATTTAACCAACCCCTCGGCCGCTGGAACCTGAACGCCGTCACCACGATGGTGCAAATGCTCCTGGGCTCGGGTATGCAATGCGCCAGCATGACCCTTACCTTGCAGGGCTGGGCAGGCAATGCGGCTACACCGGATAACATCACCTTCGGCGCGAATGGCCGTAACTACGGCAGCCAGGCCGCTGCGGCATTGGCCACCTTGCGCGACACCAAAGGCTGGACGATCGCCATCGGCAGCGAGGTCACCTGTGCGCTGCCGCCCCGGCCTTATGTTGCGGTATGGAAAACCGATAATCCCGGCCGGACTGCCGATAATCAGATCATGATCGCGGCCACCGGCACCGGTTACAGTGTGGCCTGGGAAGAAGTGGGTAATGCGGCTAACTTCGGGACTACGACGGGAAGCGACTTGTTTACCCTCACACTGCCGCATGCAGGAACCTATCAGCTAAGCATTACGCCTGGCAACGGCACTTTCACCGCAATTAGAATGTCGGCGAGGGACCCTCAGAAGCTGTTGGAAGTCAAGCAATGGGGAGATATCCGGTGGTCGGACATGGAGCAGGCTTATTACCGCTGCGTGAATATGACAATTACCGCTGGCGACCTTCCCGATCTGCGCGATGTCAGGTCTATGCGGGCGATGTTTTCCGACTGTCGGTTCACGACGGTGGCGGGTTTGGACAAGTGGGACGTAGGCAACGTGACCGACATGAGCGCGCTCTTTATGAATTCGCCCGCGTTTAATCAGTCTATCGCAGACTGGGATACTAAAAACGTCACAGACATGAACAACATGTTCAGCGGCGCAACGAGTTTTAACCAGCCGATAGGCCGCTGGAATGTGAGCAAGGTCCGCAACATGACCAGGTTATTCTTGAGTGCGCATGCATTCAATCAGCCGATAGGGGATTGGGACGTTTCCCAGGTCGGAGCCATGGAGGCAATGTTCCGGAACGCCTTTGCTTTTGACCAACCGATCGGCGACTGGAATGTATCCTCGGTAACCGATATGTCCTATATGCTGCTGGGGGCCAGAAGTTTTAACCAGCCACTGGAAAACTGGGACGTCCGCCAGGTCCGTAATTTTTCGCACATGATGTTCAGCGCAGATGCTTTCAGCCAGGAACTGGGTAAATGGAACTTGTCGAGTGCGATCAACCTGACCGGGATGCTGTCGCATTCGGGGATGGATTGTGAGCATGTGAGCCGCACTTTAATGGCCTGGGCGGCGAACACCGAAACACCGGACGGTCTTACACTAGATGCGCAGGATGTTGCTTACGCCAGCGCCGCCCGCACATCGATCGATTACCTGCGCGACACGAAAGGCTGGACGATCACCCTGGGCGCGGAAGTGCCATGCGCCGCGCTGGACGTTTCGCTCGTTAGTTTCAATGTGAGCAAAGCCGGCGGGCAGGTGAAAGTGAACTGGATCACGGCATCCGAAACGGATAATGATTATTTCGAAATCGAGCGTTCTGCCGATGCGCGCACGTGGACGTCCATTGCACGCATAGACGGCGCAGGTACCACCACTACCACGCGCATTTACAGCCACACCGACGTCGCCCCGCTCTCTCCAAAGGCGTATTACCGGTTAAAAACAGTCGACCTGGCGGGGAAGACGGAATACTCAGCGATCAGGGCCGCGGTTTTCGCCGAGCGCGAAGAAAGGTTCATTTATCCCAATCCTGCCACTACGTCGGCGACCTTTTCAGGCAAGCCGGGCAGTGTGGTGCAGATTTACAATGCAACAGGCCGGAAGGTGCTTCAAATCACCCTGATTTCAGAAAAAACGACTATTCCGTTAAGCGGCCTCCCGGGCGGGGTTTATTTAATCCGGTCGGATGAAGGATGGCAGGGGAAGTTCGTTAAAAAGTAA